A stretch of Mastomys coucha isolate ucsf_1 unplaced genomic scaffold, UCSF_Mcou_1 pScaffold1, whole genome shotgun sequence DNA encodes these proteins:
- the Ackr1 gene encoding atypical chemokine receptor 1, with protein MGNCLNPVETLSLDKNETQFTLENWNYLDEDLYNASYEYTNDYSLMPAAPCYSCNLLDRSSLPFFMLTSVLGVLASGSILFAILRSFFHWQICPNWPILAQVAVGSALFSTAVPILAPGLYNAHSTALCNLGYWVWYTSAFAQALLIGCYACLNPKLNVGQVPGLTLGLSVGLWGAAALLGLPIALASDTYSGLCTFPSSRDTEALKYTHCAICFTIFTVLPLVLLAAKGLKIALSKGPGPWVSVLWIWFIFWWPHGMVLIFDALVRSKTILLHTCQSQKILDAMLNVAEALSMLHCVTTPLLLALFCHQTTRRSLPSLSLPARQASQMDTLVGKS; from the exons ATGGGGAACTGTCTGAACCCG GTGGAAACCCTCTCACTAGACAAGAATGAAACTCAGTTTACTTTGGAAAACTGGAATTATTTGGATGAAGATTTGTATAACGCCTCCTATGAATACACGAATGACTACAGCCTGATGCCAGCTGCTCCCTGCTACTCCTGTAACCTGCTTGACAGGTCTTCACTGCCCTTCTTCATGCTCACCAGTGTCCTGGGTGTGCTGGCAAGTGGCAGCATCCTCTTCGCGATTCTCAGATCTTTCTTCCACTGGCAGATTTGCCCCAACTGGCCCATTCTGGCACAGGTAGCAGTGGGCAGTGCCCTGTTCAGCACTGCAGTGCCCATCCTGGCACCAGGCTTATACAATGCCCACAGCACAGCCCTGTGCAATCTGGGTTACTGGGTCTGGTATACTTCTGCTTTTGCTCAGGCTCTGTTGATAGGATGCTATGCTTGCCTGAACCCCAAACTGAATGTTGGTCAAGTCCCTGGCCTTACCTTGGGACTCAGTGTGGGACTTTGGGGAGCAGCTGCTCTCTTGGGGCTGCCAATCGCTCTGGCCAGTGATACTTACAGTGGGTTGTGCACCTTTCCGTCCTCCAGAGACACGGAAGCTTTGAAGTACACCCATTGTGCCATCTGTTTTACCATCTTCACTGTATTGCCACTGGTTCTTTTGGCAGCCAAGGGGCTGAAGATAGCATTGAGCAAGGGGCCAGGCCCCTGGGTTAGTGTCTTGTGGATCTGGTTCATTTTCTGGTGGCCTCATGGGATGGTTCTCATATTCGATGCCTTGGTGAGGTCCAAAACCATTCTTTTGCACACATGCCAGTCCCAGAAGATTCTTGACGCAATGCTGAATGTGGCAGAGGCCCTGAGTATGCTGCACTGTGTGACTACACCACTGCTCCTGGCTCTGTTCTGCCACCAGACCACCCGTCGATCCTTGCCCTCGCTCTCCCTCCCTGCAAGACAGGCTTCTCAAATGGACACCCTTGTGGGAAAGTCCTAA
- the Cadm3 gene encoding cell adhesion molecule 3 isoform X2 — MGAPSALPLLLLLACSWAPGGANLSQDDSQPWTSDETVVAGGTVVLKCQVKDHEDSSLQWSNPAQQTLYFGEKRALRDNRIQLVSSTPQELSISISNVALADEGEYTCSIFTMPVRTAKSLVTVLGIPQKPIITGYKSSLREKETATLNCQSSGSKPAAQLTWRKGDQELHGDQTRIQEDPNGKTFTVSSSVSFQVTREDDGANIVCSVNHESLKGADRSTSQRIEVLYSPTALIRPEPPHPREGQKLLLHCEGRGNPVPQEYMWVKKSSEPPIKMTQESALIFPFLNKSDSGTYGCTATSNMGSHTAYFTLTVSDPSPVPSSSSTYHAIIGGIVAFIVFLLLILLIFLGHYLIRHKGTYLTHEAKGSDDAPDADTAIINAEGGQSGGDDKKEYFI; from the exons ATAGCCAGCCCTGGACATCTGATGAAACAGTAGTGGCTGGTGGCACCGTGGTTCTCAAGTGCCAAGTGAAGGACCATGAAGACTCATCTTTACAGTGGTCTAACCCTGCCCAGCAGACTCTATACTTTGGGGAGAAGAGAG CTCTTCGAGATAATCGGATTCAGCTGGTTAGCTCCACTCCCCAGGAACTCAGCATCAGTATCAGCAATGTGGCGCTGGCAGATGAGGGCGAGTACACATGCTCCATCTTCACTATGCCTGTGCGAACCGCCAAGTCCCTTGTCACAGTGCTCG GAATCCCACAGAAACCCATAATCACCGGTTATAAGTCATCGTTGCGGGAAAAGGAGACAGCCACTCTAAATTGTCAGTCTTCTGGGAGCAAACCTGCAGCCCAGCTCACCTGGAGGAAAGGTGACCAAGAACTCCATG GGGACCAAACACGAATCCAGGAAGATCCCAACGGGAAAACCTTCACTGTGAGCAGTTCAGTGTCATTCCAGGTTACCCGGGAGGATGATGGAGCAAACATCGTGTGCTCTGTGAACCATGAATCTCTGAAGGGAGCTGACAGATCCACCTCTCAGCGCATTGAAGTGTTAT ACTCACCAACAGCCTTGATTAGGCCAGAACCTCCTCATCCTCGTGAAGGCCAGAAGCTGTTGTTACATTGTGAGGGGCGTGGCAACCCAGT CCCCCAGGAGTACATGTGGGTAAAGAAAAGCAGCGAGCCACCCATCAAGATGACCCAAGAGAGTGCTCTCATCTTCCCCTTTTTGAACAAGAGTGACAGTGGCACCTATGGCTGTACAGCCACCAGCAACATGGGCAGCCATACAGCCTACTTTACTCTCACTGTCAGCG ACCCCAGTCCAGTGCCCTCGTCCTCCAGTACCTACCATGCCATCATTGGAGGGATTGTGGCTTTCATTGTCTTCCTGCTGCTCATCCTGCTCATTTTTCTTGGACACTATTTGATCCGGCACAAAG GAACCTACCTGACACACGAAGCGAAGGGCTCTGACGACGCCCCAGATGCGGATACGGCCATCATCAACGCAGAAGGCGGACAGTCAGGCGGGGATGACAAGAAGGAATATTTCATCTAG
- the Cadm3 gene encoding cell adhesion molecule 3 isoform X1: MGAPSALPLLLLLACSWAPGGANLSQDGYWQEQDLELGTPAPLEEALSSTVWSSPDLLASQDSQPWTSDETVVAGGTVVLKCQVKDHEDSSLQWSNPAQQTLYFGEKRALRDNRIQLVSSTPQELSISISNVALADEGEYTCSIFTMPVRTAKSLVTVLGIPQKPIITGYKSSLREKETATLNCQSSGSKPAAQLTWRKGDQELHGDQTRIQEDPNGKTFTVSSSVSFQVTREDDGANIVCSVNHESLKGADRSTSQRIEVLYSPTALIRPEPPHPREGQKLLLHCEGRGNPVPQEYMWVKKSSEPPIKMTQESALIFPFLNKSDSGTYGCTATSNMGSHTAYFTLTVSDPSPVPSSSSTYHAIIGGIVAFIVFLLLILLIFLGHYLIRHKGTYLTHEAKGSDDAPDADTAIINAEGGQSGGDDKKEYFI, translated from the exons GCTACTGGCAGGAACAGGATTTGGAGCTGGGAACTCCGGCTCCACTGGAGGAGGCACTCAGCTCCACAGTCTGGAGCAGCCCTGACCTGCTGGCCAGTCAAG ATAGCCAGCCCTGGACATCTGATGAAACAGTAGTGGCTGGTGGCACCGTGGTTCTCAAGTGCCAAGTGAAGGACCATGAAGACTCATCTTTACAGTGGTCTAACCCTGCCCAGCAGACTCTATACTTTGGGGAGAAGAGAG CTCTTCGAGATAATCGGATTCAGCTGGTTAGCTCCACTCCCCAGGAACTCAGCATCAGTATCAGCAATGTGGCGCTGGCAGATGAGGGCGAGTACACATGCTCCATCTTCACTATGCCTGTGCGAACCGCCAAGTCCCTTGTCACAGTGCTCG GAATCCCACAGAAACCCATAATCACCGGTTATAAGTCATCGTTGCGGGAAAAGGAGACAGCCACTCTAAATTGTCAGTCTTCTGGGAGCAAACCTGCAGCCCAGCTCACCTGGAGGAAAGGTGACCAAGAACTCCATG GGGACCAAACACGAATCCAGGAAGATCCCAACGGGAAAACCTTCACTGTGAGCAGTTCAGTGTCATTCCAGGTTACCCGGGAGGATGATGGAGCAAACATCGTGTGCTCTGTGAACCATGAATCTCTGAAGGGAGCTGACAGATCCACCTCTCAGCGCATTGAAGTGTTAT ACTCACCAACAGCCTTGATTAGGCCAGAACCTCCTCATCCTCGTGAAGGCCAGAAGCTGTTGTTACATTGTGAGGGGCGTGGCAACCCAGT CCCCCAGGAGTACATGTGGGTAAAGAAAAGCAGCGAGCCACCCATCAAGATGACCCAAGAGAGTGCTCTCATCTTCCCCTTTTTGAACAAGAGTGACAGTGGCACCTATGGCTGTACAGCCACCAGCAACATGGGCAGCCATACAGCCTACTTTACTCTCACTGTCAGCG ACCCCAGTCCAGTGCCCTCGTCCTCCAGTACCTACCATGCCATCATTGGAGGGATTGTGGCTTTCATTGTCTTCCTGCTGCTCATCCTGCTCATTTTTCTTGGACACTATTTGATCCGGCACAAAG GAACCTACCTGACACACGAAGCGAAGGGCTCTGACGACGCCCCAGATGCGGATACGGCCATCATCAACGCAGAAGGCGGACAGTCAGGCGGGGATGACAAGAAGGAATATTTCATCTAG